In Persephonella sp. IF05-L8, the following are encoded in one genomic region:
- a CDS encoding cation-transporting P-type ATPase: protein MKEYKFHTLSIEETFKLLNSSPKGLNSQEAEKRLKKFGLNELEDKKESKFLIFIRQFNNPLVYILIAASIITFFMGDYLDTGIIAGIIFINGFLGFLQELKAQASLEALKKLTQTKTTVLRDGKEIEIPVSQVVPGDIVILGEGDVVPADIRLIETAGLLVDEAILTGESIPVEKDASVVLPEDTPVYKRVNILFKGTLIVRGKGKGIVYATGKNTEIGKIAEKVKEKSPETPLQRSLKTFSKKWIFLLIGVLSVIFVIGILQGRDFYTLFLLLVSELVSSVPEGLPLVVTFILVIGALRLAKKKTLVKYLPSVETLGSATFIVSDKTGTITEGKLQVKDYFTLDKEKLLLTAALCNDAFDTKGDPLEVALLKWLENQGFNWRKAREKYKRIWEHPFDTKLRLMATINEIDGKKFLFIKGAFESLINFAINDVSQLQKVHDEMAENGLRVIAVGYSEIDKIPDDITKIKIKLIGLIGFLDPPKENVKEAVKIARKAGIRVIMVTGDNIKTAIAIAKMVDIYQKGDFSLLGEDLKKYSDKELYNVLKRTSVVARATPEDKYRIVKVLQSNKEIVAVTGDGVNDVPALKVADLGIAMGSGSEAAKEVAKMIITDNNLSVIVDAIRYGRNIALNLRKTIYYLMSCSLGEIGLISSAFLLNFPLPLHPIQILWINVVTEGVQDKTFAFNKEDKDVMNEKPKPPEKTFFDKKQILDIIFAGLLMAILTLSVFLYFLNTTQLQHAIAMAFTSLIVIQWFNGFQSIITQPFFKNIFVSLTVNPYMYVGVGIGVVLQLLATYIFPDWLHTVPLTLSDWMVILGVALAFFIIIEIKKWAEFFMNKGSI, encoded by the coding sequence ATGAAAGAGTATAAATTCCATACATTATCCATAGAAGAAACTTTTAAGCTTTTAAATAGTTCACCAAAAGGTTTAAACTCACAGGAAGCTGAAAAAAGATTAAAAAAATTCGGTCTAAATGAGTTAGAAGATAAAAAAGAAAGTAAATTTTTAATTTTTATCAGACAGTTTAATAATCCTCTGGTTTATATACTTATTGCAGCTTCCATCATAACCTTTTTTATGGGAGATTACTTAGACACTGGAATAATAGCTGGAATTATCTTTATAAATGGTTTTTTAGGTTTTCTACAGGAACTAAAAGCCCAGGCTTCTTTGGAAGCCTTAAAAAAATTAACCCAGACAAAAACAACAGTCTTAAGAGATGGGAAAGAGATAGAAATTCCTGTATCTCAGGTAGTTCCCGGGGATATTGTTATCCTTGGAGAAGGGGATGTTGTTCCTGCTGATATAAGACTAATTGAGACAGCAGGTCTTCTTGTAGATGAGGCTATTTTGACAGGAGAGTCTATACCTGTTGAAAAAGATGCTTCTGTGGTTCTTCCAGAGGATACCCCTGTTTATAAAAGAGTAAATATCCTTTTCAAAGGAACGTTAATTGTTAGAGGAAAGGGAAAAGGAATAGTTTATGCAACAGGCAAGAACACAGAAATTGGAAAGATAGCAGAAAAAGTAAAAGAAAAATCCCCTGAAACACCATTGCAGAGGTCTCTAAAAACATTTTCTAAAAAATGGATATTTCTTTTGATAGGAGTTCTATCTGTAATATTTGTTATAGGGATTTTACAGGGAAGAGATTTTTATACACTATTTTTACTTCTTGTTTCTGAACTGGTATCTTCTGTTCCTGAAGGATTACCTCTGGTTGTTACATTTATACTGGTAATAGGGGCATTAAGACTTGCAAAGAAAAAAACATTGGTAAAATATTTACCCTCTGTGGAAACCCTTGGAAGTGCCACATTTATAGTTTCTGATAAGACAGGAACAATCACCGAAGGAAAACTACAAGTAAAAGATTATTTTACTTTAGACAAAGAAAAACTGCTTCTTACAGCTGCATTATGTAATGATGCCTTTGATACAAAGGGAGACCCTCTGGAAGTTGCATTATTAAAGTGGCTGGAAAATCAAGGTTTTAACTGGAGAAAAGCAAGGGAAAAATATAAAAGAATTTGGGAACACCCCTTTGATACAAAACTAAGATTAATGGCTACTATAAATGAAATTGATGGTAAAAAGTTTTTATTTATAAAAGGGGCTTTTGAAAGTTTGATAAATTTTGCTATAAATGATGTTTCACAGCTTCAAAAAGTCCACGATGAAATGGCAGAAAACGGCCTTAGGGTTATAGCTGTAGGATATTCTGAAATAGATAAAATTCCAGATGATATAACAAAAATAAAAATAAAACTTATAGGACTGATTGGATTTTTAGACCCTCCAAAAGAAAATGTAAAGGAAGCTGTAAAAATTGCCAGAAAAGCCGGAATTAGAGTAATAATGGTAACAGGGGATAATATTAAAACAGCCATAGCCATTGCCAAGATGGTTGATATATATCAGAAAGGAGATTTCTCCCTTTTAGGAGAAGACCTGAAAAAGTATTCAGATAAGGAGCTTTATAATGTATTAAAAAGAACATCTGTTGTGGCAAGGGCAACCCCTGAAGACAAATACAGAATAGTAAAAGTTCTCCAGTCCAACAAAGAGATTGTAGCTGTTACAGGAGATGGTGTAAATGATGTCCCTGCCTTAAAAGTAGCAGACTTAGGAATTGCTATGGGGTCTGGCTCAGAAGCAGCAAAAGAAGTGGCAAAGATGATTATAACAGATAATAATCTCTCTGTTATTGTGGATGCTATTCGGTATGGAAGAAATATTGCTTTAAACCTACGAAAAACCATCTACTACCTAATGTCCTGCAGCTTAGGAGAAATTGGATTAATTAGCTCTGCATTTTTGCTGAACTTTCCACTTCCTTTACATCCTATACAGATTTTATGGATAAATGTTGTAACAGAAGGAGTTCAGGACAAAACCTTTGCTTTTAATAAAGAAGATAAAGACGTAATGAACGAAAAACCAAAGCCGCCAGAAAAAACATTTTTTGATAAAAAGCAGATTTTAGATATTATTTTTGCAGGACTGCTGATGGCTATCCTTACCCTTTCTGTCTTTCTTTACTTCCTGAATACAACACAGCTGCAGCATGCTATTGCCATGGCCTTTACATCTTTGATAGTTATTCAATGGTTTAATGGATTTCAATCAATAATTACCCAGCCTTTCTTTAAAAATATCTTTGTAAGTCTAACTGTTAACCCGTATATGTATGTAGGGGTTGGTATAGGTGTTGTTCTACAATTACTGGCAACATACATATTTCCTGACTGGCTACATACAGTTCCTTTAACCCTTTCAGACTGGATGGTTATATTAGGGGTTGCTTTAGCATTCTTTATAATTATTGAGATAAAAAAATGGGCTGAATTTTTTATGAATAAAGGAAGTATTTAA
- a CDS encoding nucleotidyltransferase domain-containing protein: MQKVYEKIRLPEYVIDEIINLSQKIFGKDCQVWIFGSRADLTKKGGDIDIYIETPEYKNILDKKLNFLVELDKKIGEQKIDLVIKLLNSQDYISQEAKSTGIRIY; the protein is encoded by the coding sequence ATGCAAAAGGTATATGAAAAAATCAGGCTTCCTGAATATGTTATTGATGAAATCATAAATTTATCCCAAAAAATTTTTGGAAAAGATTGTCAAGTCTGGATTTTTGGTTCACGGGCAGATTTAACTAAAAAAGGTGGAGATATTGATATATACATAGAAACGCCAGAATACAAAAATATCCTTGATAAGAAGTTAAACTTTTTGGTGGAACTTGATAAAAAAATTGGTGAGCAAAAAATTGATTTAGTAATAAAGCTACTGAACAGTCAGGATTATATATCTCAAGAAGCAAAATCAACAGGAATTAGAATTTATTAA
- a CDS encoding ATP-binding cassette domain-containing protein, with product MTTLQVKNLTVRYKKKIGIKEASLEANEGEIIGFIGPDGAGKSSLMHAIAGVIKFEGEIVYKGYTYHSPKEAEKVKPHIGFMPQGIGLVLYPLLTVKEHLDFFTAIRNLKKDDAYWQYRERLLKMAGLYQFQDRQAGHLSGGMQQKLSLICTLIHKPKLLILDEPTTGVDPLSRRELWEIIDEIRKKEGIIALISTGYMQEAEKMDRVLLFEDGQIIAQGTAQELINSVREYTYVETDCHEECFSFNKRTYSLKPLNVPHAEPDLESVFFVDALKKYKHIPEITIEERETQIEIPEIVMEAKGLTKRFGDFIADDHIDMVLRKGEILGLLGANGAGKTTFIKMLLGLYPIDEGELWLLGKKIKSYKDRLELKSKIGYVSQKFALYKDMTIRENLIYFANMHKIPTSKAIKRIEKLAEGLGFKDYLNYLPTELPLGINQRFSVAAAILHEPVVLFLDEPTSGVDAVARAQLWKLLHQLKQKWGISILITTHYMSEAEYCDRVVVLKQGKKIVDDTPENLHKKFPDAKTFEDIFVRFYEEN from the coding sequence ATGACAACACTACAAGTAAAAAATCTGACAGTTAGATATAAGAAAAAAATTGGGATAAAAGAGGCTTCTTTAGAGGCTAATGAAGGGGAAATTATTGGCTTTATCGGACCTGATGGGGCAGGGAAGAGTTCATTAATGCATGCCATTGCAGGTGTGATTAAGTTTGAAGGGGAAATAGTTTATAAAGGATATACCTATCATTCACCGAAAGAAGCAGAAAAAGTAAAACCACATATTGGCTTTATGCCACAGGGAATTGGGCTGGTTCTTTATCCACTTCTGACTGTAAAAGAACATTTAGATTTTTTTACGGCAATAAGAAATCTTAAAAAAGATGATGCATACTGGCAATATCGGGAAAGACTGCTTAAAATGGCAGGTTTATATCAGTTTCAGGACAGACAGGCTGGACACCTTAGTGGTGGAATGCAGCAGAAATTATCTTTAATCTGCACTCTTATTCATAAACCAAAACTTCTAATTCTTGATGAGCCTACAACAGGCGTTGACCCACTCAGTAGAAGAGAACTCTGGGAAATTATTGACGAAATAAGAAAAAAAGAAGGGATTATTGCTCTTATCAGTACAGGATATATGCAGGAAGCGGAAAAGATGGATAGAGTTCTCCTTTTTGAAGATGGGCAGATTATCGCACAAGGAACAGCTCAAGAACTAATAAACTCTGTTAGAGAATATACATATGTTGAAACTGACTGCCACGAAGAATGTTTTTCATTTAATAAAAGAACATATTCTTTAAAGCCTCTTAATGTTCCCCATGCAGAGCCAGACCTTGAAAGTGTTTTCTTTGTTGATGCTCTAAAAAAATACAAACATATCCCAGAAATAACCATAGAAGAAAGGGAAACTCAGATTGAAATCCCTGAAATAGTTATGGAAGCTAAAGGCTTAACAAAAAGATTTGGAGATTTTATTGCAGATGACCATATAGATATGGTTTTAAGAAAAGGAGAAATTCTTGGGCTGTTAGGTGCCAATGGTGCAGGAAAAACAACATTTATAAAAATGCTACTTGGACTTTATCCAATTGATGAAGGAGAGCTATGGCTACTTGGGAAAAAGATAAAAAGCTATAAAGACAGACTTGAGCTAAAAAGCAAAATCGGATACGTCAGTCAGAAGTTTGCTCTTTATAAAGATATGACCATCAGAGAAAATCTAATCTATTTTGCCAATATGCACAAAATACCTACCTCAAAAGCCATAAAAAGAATAGAAAAACTGGCAGAAGGTCTGGGATTTAAAGATTATCTGAACTACCTACCAACAGAGCTGCCCCTTGGTATCAACCAGAGATTTTCTGTTGCTGCTGCAATATTACACGAGCCAGTGGTTTTATTCTTAGATGAGCCTACAAGTGGCGTTGACGCAGTTGCGAGGGCACAGCTTTGGAAACTACTACACCAGCTTAAGCAAAAATGGGGGATTTCAATCCTTATAACAACCCACTACATGAGCGAAGCAGAATACTGCGATAGGGTAGTTGTCCTGAAACAAGGTAAGAAAATCGTTGACGACACTCCTGAAAACCTTCACAAAAAATTCCCAGACGCCAAAACTTTTGAGGATATTTTTGTTAGATTTTATGAAGAAAATTAA
- a CDS encoding mechanosensitive ion channel domain-containing protein — translation MIYEKVVLYLALITLTIVGFFILKKLTPRILKKLQKKFSIREKDIIKLEDIFLKIAGILLFIILFNLIAHFPYLDKYFEKYVISVLKTNIIETESIKLSIYSIIRGIIIFYVLLLITRLLRKILEIYFYYKAKGEEVATTIDILVYHFALVIIVLITLSAMGITWKLLIPIAGALGIGIGFGIQDIVNNFISGFILLLGKTIKRGDWISIEDQFGKIIDIGVRTSVLRTLDNIDIIIPNSHLVSNKLINWSHTDPVVRIHIPVGVSYNSDVEKVKMTLLEVAEKTPFVLKNRPREARFVEFGDSSLNFELLVWINVKRTPIPLAKSELNYRIWYAFKEKGIEIPYPQRDVWFKNKLIIQKEEDNDNTTSKKSDS, via the coding sequence ATGATATATGAAAAAGTTGTTTTGTATCTGGCTTTAATAACTTTAACCATTGTAGGATTTTTTATTCTTAAAAAGTTAACACCCCGTATATTGAAAAAACTTCAAAAAAAGTTCTCAATTCGGGAAAAGGACATTATAAAACTGGAAGATATATTTTTAAAAATAGCAGGGATTTTGCTATTTATTATTTTGTTCAATCTAATAGCCCATTTTCCTTATCTGGATAAATATTTTGAAAAATATGTTATATCAGTTTTAAAAACCAATATTATAGAGACCGAATCGATTAAACTAAGCATTTATTCAATAATTAGAGGAATAATTATTTTTTACGTTCTTCTTCTGATAACCAGACTTCTTCGCAAAATTCTGGAAATCTATTTTTATTACAAAGCCAAAGGCGAAGAAGTTGCCACAACAATTGATATTCTGGTTTATCACTTTGCACTGGTTATTATTGTTCTAATCACCCTGTCTGCAATGGGAATAACATGGAAACTACTTATTCCAATTGCTGGAGCACTGGGAATAGGTATTGGTTTCGGTATTCAGGATATTGTAAATAACTTTATTAGCGGTTTTATTCTACTTCTTGGGAAAACAATAAAAAGAGGCGACTGGATTTCTATTGAAGACCAGTTTGGTAAAATCATAGATATTGGAGTTAGAACTTCCGTTCTTAGAACTCTTGATAACATTGATATTATTATCCCGAACTCACATCTGGTTTCTAACAAACTGATTAACTGGTCTCACACTGACCCGGTTGTTCGTATTCATATTCCTGTAGGAGTATCTTACAACTCAGATGTTGAAAAGGTAAAAATGACACTCCTTGAAGTTGCAGAAAAAACACCTTTTGTTCTGAAAAACCGTCCCCGTGAAGCAAGGTTTGTGGAGTTTGGGGATAGCTCCCTTAATTTTGAACTCCTTGTCTGGATAAATGTAAAAAGAACTCCCATCCCCCTTGCAAAGAGTGAACTTAACTACCGCATCTGGTATGCATTCAAAGAAAAAGGCATAGAAATCCCATACCCACAAAGAGATGTCTGGTTCAAAAATAAACTGATAATCCAGAAAGAAGAGGATAATGACAACACTACAAGTAAAAAATCTGACAGTTAG
- a CDS encoding HlyD family efflux transporter periplasmic adaptor subunit, with product MNTIKKYWLGFIVLFLVVVAAYFIYLKLNPKKLPPNLVMGTGRIDGDLININTKYPGRIELLTVDEGDNITKGQLIAKIQSKEYQAQLEAIQAEIKAKQKEIEAQKVQLQITKETLPENVQKAYANLKSSKFMLEELNQQINSMRKVVQQDERDYKRFKSLAEKSLFPQEKFEKIKLKLETDKDKLKALLKKKNQLIQQINAAESSLKQAKSTLKKVQALEKSIAALQESIKALNAKKQQIQAIIDELSIYSPINGYIVDKVANVGEVLGAGMTVVTAINPDDLYLKMFVDTIYTGKIKVGDKAEIFLDAYPDKPIPAVVVKIAKKAEFTPKEVAVREDRIQRVYAIHIKPVKPNPLLKLGLPAIGVISLDGKGLPRSLKELPEL from the coding sequence ATGAACACTATTAAAAAATATTGGCTTGGCTTCATAGTCCTGTTTCTTGTCGTGGTAGCAGCTTATTTTATTTATCTAAAATTAAATCCTAAAAAACTGCCCCCTAATCTCGTTATGGGCACAGGAAGAATAGATGGAGACCTAATCAATATAAATACAAAATACCCTGGAAGGATAGAACTTCTTACTGTAGATGAAGGGGACAACATAACAAAAGGTCAGTTAATTGCTAAAATACAAAGCAAAGAGTATCAGGCACAGCTTGAGGCTATACAGGCAGAAATTAAAGCAAAACAAAAAGAAATAGAAGCCCAGAAAGTTCAGCTTCAAATCACAAAAGAAACTCTGCCTGAAAATGTTCAGAAAGCCTACGCAAACCTTAAATCCAGCAAGTTTATGCTTGAGGAACTGAACCAGCAGATAAACTCTATGAGAAAAGTTGTCCAGCAGGACGAAAGAGATTATAAAAGATTTAAATCTTTAGCAGAAAAATCACTCTTCCCACAGGAAAAGTTTGAAAAAATAAAACTCAAGCTGGAAACAGATAAAGATAAACTAAAAGCCTTGTTAAAAAAGAAAAATCAGTTAATTCAGCAGATAAATGCTGCAGAAAGTTCACTGAAACAGGCAAAATCTACTTTAAAAAAGGTTCAGGCTCTTGAAAAATCCATAGCAGCCTTGCAAGAAAGCATTAAGGCTTTAAATGCAAAAAAGCAGCAGATACAGGCTATTATTGATGAGCTAAGTATATACTCTCCAATTAATGGTTATATAGTTGATAAGGTAGCAAATGTTGGTGAAGTGCTTGGAGCAGGAATGACTGTGGTAACGGCTATAAATCCAGACGATTTATACCTGAAAATGTTTGTTGATACCATTTACACAGGAAAAATAAAAGTAGGGGATAAAGCAGAGATATTTCTTGATGCTTATCCGGACAAACCAATTCCTGCTGTTGTTGTAAAAATTGCAAAAAAAGCAGAGTTTACACCAAAAGAGGTTGCAGTTAGAGAAGATAGAATACAGAGGGTTTATGCAATCCATATAAAACCTGTTAAGCCTAACCCACTACTAAAACTTGGTCTTCCAGCAATTGGAGTTATTTCCCTTGATGGAAAAGGGCTACCCAGAAGTTTAAAGGAACTTCCAGAACTTTGA
- a CDS encoding DHA2 family efflux MFS transporter permease subunit, with the protein MSAETPIYQQISVWERTLITIIVMLGAFMAILDTTIVDIIVPKITAPLKTDLYGAQWVITAYMIASATMLILAEWLDKNFGLRRIYIFGVFLFAVSSFACGLSDSLETMVAARIFQGMGEAFIMATAQAILFSVYPPEKKGLAMGIFGLGVSFAPSIGPTLGGYITEYLNWRWVFFINVPVGIITVLLALFYLPETSLIREKTRLNFISFSLLSLFTISTLVILSKGQQLGWFMSDFIVYMFIIAIFSLLFYILSEMLSKQPLIDFSIFKIKEYFVGFSIFFLLLGFSMYQVFYLLPLYFEYLKGLSTFDAGLHILAFAVFIAIFSPVAGILSDKIGEKKVLYMAIVIYLIASLYFLPRLDYFTPNIKAAIMTIPLGIALGMFFAPVTTLALRNLGEKTSLGTGLLHYSRFIGGSFGTAIATNDLYKYGYQHFEGINNQQNISYVEIFIAKLSHIFSQFTYPEKAKELAMALIYKVQYLYSMNWSFQDTFFVAGLWGLLGALPALILVYFDIFKRRKA; encoded by the coding sequence TTGAGTGCAGAAACACCTATTTATCAGCAGATATCAGTCTGGGAAAGAACCCTTATTACCATAATAGTAATGCTTGGGGCTTTTATGGCCATTCTGGATACAACCATTGTTGACATTATTGTCCCAAAAATCACAGCTCCTTTAAAAACTGACCTTTACGGTGCCCAGTGGGTTATCACAGCATATATGATAGCCTCTGCAACTATGCTGATACTGGCAGAATGGCTTGATAAAAATTTCGGATTAAGGAGGATTTATATATTTGGAGTTTTTCTGTTTGCTGTTTCTTCTTTTGCCTGTGGCTTATCAGATAGTCTTGAGACCATGGTTGCTGCCAGAATTTTTCAAGGTATGGGGGAAGCCTTTATTATGGCAACTGCACAGGCAATTTTATTTTCTGTGTATCCCCCTGAAAAAAAAGGTCTGGCAATGGGAATTTTTGGGCTTGGTGTTAGTTTTGCTCCTTCTATAGGTCCTACCCTCGGTGGATATATCACAGAATATCTAAACTGGAGGTGGGTATTTTTCATAAATGTTCCTGTTGGAATTATAACTGTTTTACTGGCACTTTTTTATCTTCCTGAAACAAGTTTAATCCGAGAAAAAACAAGACTTAATTTTATTTCCTTTAGCCTATTGTCCCTGTTCACAATATCCACCCTTGTAATACTTTCCAAGGGTCAGCAGCTTGGCTGGTTTATGTCAGACTTTATTGTTTATATGTTCATAATTGCTATTTTCTCTCTGCTGTTTTATATCCTGTCTGAGATGCTCTCCAAACAACCTTTAATTGATTTTTCAATATTTAAGATAAAGGAATATTTTGTAGGGTTTTCTATATTCTTTCTGCTTCTTGGTTTTTCAATGTATCAGGTTTTTTATCTACTGCCTCTTTATTTTGAATACTTAAAGGGATTATCCACATTTGATGCAGGATTACACATTCTTGCATTTGCCGTATTTATTGCAATTTTCTCTCCTGTGGCAGGAATACTATCAGACAAAATAGGAGAGAAAAAGGTTTTATACATGGCAATTGTTATTTATTTGATAGCATCATTATATTTCCTACCACGGCTTGATTATTTCACACCGAATATAAAAGCCGCAATTATGACAATTCCTCTGGGAATAGCACTGGGAATGTTTTTTGCCCCAGTTACCACACTGGCTTTGAGAAATCTTGGAGAAAAAACATCACTGGGAACCGGATTACTTCACTATTCCAGATTTATTGGGGGTTCTTTCGGAACAGCTATAGCAACAAATGACCTGTATAAGTATGGATATCAGCATTTTGAGGGGATAAACAATCAGCAAAACATATCCTATGTAGAAATCTTTATAGCCAAACTTAGCCATATATTCTCCCAGTTTACCTATCCAGAAAAAGCCAAAGAACTTGCGATGGCACTAATTTATAAAGTCCAGTATCTTTATAGTATGAACTGGTCTTTTCAGGATACATTTTTTGTTGCAGGATTATGGGGGTTATTGGGAGCTTTACCTGCATTAATCCTTGTTTATTTTGATATTTTCAAAAGGAGAAAAGCATGA
- a CDS encoding HlyD family secretion protein produces MRNKIGLIIIVVLIIVFAFVAFKWVKHRIDYAVTDAVFVESDQMANLSFYRAEGKIIKLYKNEGDTVKKGEVIAEIDPTDYITKLNQVKHQIQALEAKKASLEEKLKKTTQKVLIKEKTAYLTKEQVETSIKAFEHQLKQIKAKIQLVKRDVERFERLAKKELIPHRKYEEAQTQLKILIQQKKATLQQIESLKLNLEKAQENIKLAEAEKLSIPEIKKNIESLQNKILALQQQKKDLENLISYTKLVSPYNGKIAKKFVSEGEVVPAGRPIYAIVPDNSLYILVLLEETKLEGIKIGSKAIIHIDAYPDKEYEGEVFEINPATAAKFALVPRDVTAGEFTKVAQRIPVKIKITKGDVSVLKVGLGGEVEIKREK; encoded by the coding sequence ATGCGCAATAAGATAGGATTAATCATAATTGTAGTTTTGATAATAGTTTTTGCCTTTGTGGCATTTAAATGGGTGAAACACAGAATTGATTATGCTGTTACAGATGCAGTTTTTGTTGAAAGTGACCAGATGGCTAATCTTTCTTTTTATAGGGCAGAGGGAAAAATCATAAAGTTGTATAAAAATGAAGGAGATACAGTCAAAAAAGGAGAAGTTATCGCCGAGATAGACCCTACAGACTATATAACAAAGCTAAATCAGGTAAAGCACCAGATACAAGCCCTTGAGGCAAAAAAGGCATCCCTTGAGGAAAAACTAAAAAAAACCACCCAAAAAGTATTAATAAAAGAAAAAACAGCCTATCTAACAAAAGAGCAGGTAGAAACCTCCATAAAAGCCTTTGAACATCAGTTAAAACAGATAAAAGCAAAAATCCAGCTAGTTAAAAGAGATGTTGAAAGATTTGAGAGACTTGCAAAAAAGGAATTAATCCCCCACAGAAAATATGAAGAAGCCCAGACACAGCTTAAAATATTAATCCAACAGAAAAAAGCCACTCTCCAGCAGATAGAAAGCCTGAAACTTAACCTTGAAAAAGCTCAGGAAAATATAAAACTGGCAGAAGCAGAAAAGCTGAGCATTCCGGAAATAAAGAAAAATATAGAAAGCCTTCAGAACAAAATTCTGGCATTGCAGCAGCAAAAGAAAGATTTGGAAAATCTAATCTCATACACAAAGCTTGTTTCTCCCTATAATGGCAAAATAGCCAAAAAATTTGTCAGCGAAGGTGAGGTAGTTCCAGCAGGAAGGCCAATCTATGCAATTGTTCCAGACAACTCACTTTATATCCTTGTTTTGCTTGAAGAAACAAAATTAGAGGGTATAAAAATAGGTAGCAAAGCAATAATACACATTGATGCTTATCCAGACAAAGAATACGAAGGGGAAGTTTTTGAAATAAACCCTGCAACAGCAGCCAAGTTTGCTCTGGTTCCAAGGGATGTAACTGCCGGAGAATTTACAAAAGTAGCCCAAAGAATTCCGGTCAAAATCAAGATTACAAAAGGAGATGTATCTGTCCTGAAAGTTGGTCTTGGTGGAGAAGTAGAAATAAAAAGGGAAAAATAA
- a CDS encoding TolC family protein translates to MKRVLFALIPMLAYGLTIDEAVEKAIKQNLEIKQQKVELKKAKIQLKEDYNLWAPEFFLNFSYTTYKDTPYTKIPPGVLPFPLSFKQTDKDFKNFSAGINFPIFTGFARPNKISISKLEIKSNKQLLKETITQITAQTKAAYLDALMAQAIVEVYKKQLQAVEKHLYRVKEFYKEGLVTKVDILQTQVKLSEVKRNLRKAEGDLKIAKARLRNILNENINDDFELQPVNIKIPENLDLQVLYNLALKNRNIIKSVRLKEKEVQKLEKIQLSSFFPKIAAQAYYFYTDQYPYLDPKDNYALSIGLQWKFQGIKPYYSALKTKLEAKKVRLQLKQLKNNIKLEVKAAYENFQTAKENLKVAEDTLAEAEEYYKMVVEQFKNQLASTTDVLDAESMLTSARKGREISYYQLIKAFVELQKAVGGKINAQ, encoded by the coding sequence ATGAAAAGAGTATTATTTGCGCTTATTCCAATGCTTGCTTACGGGCTAACTATAGATGAGGCAGTGGAAAAGGCAATAAAGCAGAACCTTGAGATAAAACAGCAAAAAGTAGAACTGAAAAAAGCTAAAATCCAGTTAAAAGAGGACTACAATCTGTGGGCACCTGAATTTTTCCTGAACTTTTCCTATACAACTTACAAAGACACTCCTTATACAAAAATTCCTCCTGGCGTTTTACCATTTCCTCTCTCATTCAAACAAACAGACAAAGATTTTAAAAACTTCTCTGCAGGGATAAATTTCCCTATTTTTACAGGATTTGCACGGCCTAATAAGATTTCCATATCAAAGCTTGAGATTAAATCTAACAAACAACTACTAAAGGAAACCATTACCCAGATAACAGCACAGACAAAAGCTGCATACCTTGATGCCCTTATGGCACAGGCAATTGTTGAAGTTTATAAAAAACAGCTTCAGGCTGTAGAAAAGCACCTATACCGTGTAAAAGAGTTCTATAAAGAAGGTCTGGTAACAAAGGTTGATATCCTTCAAACACAGGTAAAACTATCTGAGGTAAAAAGAAACCTGAGAAAAGCAGAAGGAGACCTGAAAATAGCAAAAGCAAGACTGAGAAACATTTTAAATGAAAATATAAATGATGATTTTGAACTACAGCCGGTAAATATAAAAATACCGGAAAACTTAGACCTTCAAGTTTTATATAATTTAGCTTTAAAAAATAGAAATATAATCAAATCTGTCAGATTAAAGGAAAAAGAAGTTCAAAAACTTGAAAAAATCCAGCTATCTTCCTTTTTTCCCAAAATAGCAGCGCAGGCTTATTACTTTTATACAGACCAGTATCCATACTTAGACCCAAAAGACAATTATGCCTTATCAATAGGTCTTCAATGGAAATTTCAAGGTATAAAGCCTTATTACTCAGCACTGAAAACCAAACTTGAGGCAAAAAAGGTGAGACTTCAGTTAAAACAGCTAAAGAACAACATAAAACTTGAGGTAAAAGCTGCCTATGAAAACTTCCAGACAGCAAAGGAAAATCTCAAGGTAGCAGAAGACACCCTTGCAGAAGCAGAGGAATATTACAAAATGGTGGTTGAACAGTTTAAAAATCAGCTTGCCTCCACAACCGATGTTCTTGATGCAGAGAGTATGCTTACATCTGCCAGAAAAGGCAGAGAAATTTCTTATTACCAGCTAATAAAAGCCTTCGTAGAACTTCAAAAAGCTGTAGGGGGCAAAATAAATGCGCAATAA